In Dysidea avara chromosome 3, odDysAvar1.4, whole genome shotgun sequence, a single window of DNA contains:
- the LOC136251224 gene encoding uncharacterized protein, whose translation MDYGGTVENESLDQLLGKWKVLDIEDNTSDRSSSSSTSNVDTDLAGVEFALDDHGDVTWLLPSGVEVNGLFLTTSYRLGEEDIKFIDNTSGASYKFSIELGPGMMRLTAKLERRRNGVCINCQQIQEPKPPPPLTFQLLPALEDGFFSDLAIRSEDGFKFNVHRVVLGNRMTGMKYRDWEMLLSGKPQELLRTVLYYVYTDSLPVNLKQSVAREVEAFAKTHPKLSELSKLCSSYLEKYALKSTITEIIQDLHQRIDTIKTIITSLPLSDPAKLVYAVHQITKEVGIICIRFVVLCETYLRRKDELTKAERKEILEYTRGRVPMFLDQSREAIELVLEKWQSIPMDQRYEIAHYLLPEVNRIWDLLAGMVRHGKEAFSKVHSQVQKESKKFSKKISEHIYLVSHLGEMRRLRKLQRELEGSSGVIDVILQKETKFDVLEENIKVARMLQVFSSIERSLNQAAKQLHSAKRMILVENVLEWKQWKLYVSYVTSHLTWVLAKVHAAGDLFKPVAVDVCRHIGQKTFNDAVVSLGLLSESELPRGSNDDSDITVVSSSSSGASASAPSSANILTMAMQLPPASSSILAQGISKLLCSHELSDMEFIVVTPPTSPSDVPTSENIVIPAHRVIVAARCEYFRMALQSGMKESIDRKIVIHDMEEATFRSFLTFVYSGILETDKMNTEEVIEMLAIADRYEMVSLKSHCEQLLIGQVKDSTAFLLLAIADRYSAIKLRERTMSIILDRPDLKEKEQDAFTSLPKDLRTEILQLLHAGPVTTGKKEKPSSKDAVPKAPSTIPSDLPREHHLSSSSSDDSVPSSWDSNTAEPLELMSSYIEQLRNVVGDEPTDEVLSEILLAADMDINRAINFYFNLT comes from the exons ATGGATTATGGTGGAACTGTGGAGAACGAGTCGTTGGATCAATTACTAGGAAAATGGAAG GTATTGGACATAGAAGACAATACAAGTGACAGGTCATCTTCATCATCAACTAGCAATGTAGACACTGACCTGGCTgg GGTGGAATTCGCTCTTGACGACCATGGAGATGTCACCTGGTTGTTACCCTCAGGGGTTGAGGTCAATGGTCTCTTCTTGACAACGTCTTATCGG CTTGGAGAAGAAGATATAAAGTTTATTGATAACACCAGTGGAGCGTCATACAAGTTTAGT ATTGAGCTGGGTCCAGGGATGATGCGACTAACAGCTAAACTTGAGCGACGTCGTAACGGAGTGTGTATTAACTGCCAACAG ATCCAGGAACCCAAGCCACCCCCACCATTGACATTCCAGTTATTGCCTGCCCTGGAAGATGGCTTCTTTTCTGACCTGGCTATCCGCAGTGAAGATGGCTTCAAA TTCAACGTTCATCGAGTGGTCTTGGGGAACAGGATGACTGGAATGAAGTACCGAGATTGGGAAATGCTGCTGTCTGGGAAACCACAAGAACTGCTAAGGACAGTGTTGTA CTATGTGTACACAGACTCATTGCCAGTGAACCTCAAACAGTCGGTTGCTAGAGAAGTGGAGGCTTTTGCCAAAACTCATCCAAAATTATCTGAATTATCCAAATTGTGTAGTTCTTATCTTGAGAAGTATGCCTTGAAATCAA CTATTACAGAGATCATTCAGGATCTCCATCAACGTATTGACACCATCAAAACCATCATCACTTCTCTACCACTGTCAGACCCTGCCAAGTTAGTGTATGCTGTTCACCAGATCACTAAGGAAGTTGGCATCA TTTGTATTCGCTTTGTTGTCTTGTGTGAGACCTACTTGAGACGTAAGGATGAACTGACCAAAGCTGAACGAAAGGAAATATTAGAGTACACCCGAGGAAG AGTTCCAATGTTTCTAGATCAATCTCGAGAGGCCATTGAACTGGTACTAGAGAAATGGCAGTCAATACCGATGGATCAGAGATATGAAATAGCTCACTACCTCCTTCCAGAG GTTAACAGAATTTGGGATTTGTTAGCTGGAATGGTTCGTCATGGCAAGGAGGCATTTAGCAAGGTGCACAGTCAAGTGCAGAAAGAGTCCAAGAAATTCTCAAAGAAGATTAGTGAACATATTTACCTTGTCAGCCACCTTGGGGAGATGAGAAGACTGCGTAAGCTACAGAGAGAACTTGAGGGTAGCAGCGGTGTCATTGATGTGATATTGCAGAAAGA GACAAAGTTTGATGTACTTGAAGAGAACATCAAAGTTGCTAGAATGTTGCAAGTGTTCTCatctatagaaagatca CTCAATCAAGCTGCCAAACAATTGCACAGCGCTAAAAGGATGATTCTAGTAGAAAACGTACTGGAATGGAAACAGTGGAAGTTGTATGTTTCCTATGTCACCTCACACCTG ACATGGGTGTTGGCTAAGGTTCATGCTGCTGGTGATCTCTTTAAACCAGTAGCAGTTGATGTGTGTCGCCATATTGGACAGAAGACATTCAACGATGCCGTAGTGTCACTAGGTTTGTTGTCCGAGAGTGAACTACCTCGTGGTAGCAACGATGACAGTGACATCACCGTGGTTTCATCATCAAGTAGTGGAGCATCTGCTAGTGCTCCTTCATCTGCTAACATCTTAACG ATGGCTATGCAGCTACCTCCAGCTAGTAGTAGCATACTGGCACAGGGGATTTCCAAGCTGTTGTGCTCACATGAGCTCTCAGATATGGAATTCATTGTGGTGACACCGCCCACTTCACCATCAGATGTGCCTACATCAGAGAACATTGTAATTCCTGCCCACAGGGTGATTGTAGCAGCACGTTGTGAATACTTCAGGATGGCCTTGCAAAGTGGCATGAAAGAATCTATTGATCG TAAAATAGTTATTCATGATATGGAAGAGGCAACATTTCGGTCCTTCCTGACATTTGTATACTCTGGCATCTTGGAGACTGATAAAATGAACACAGAAGAGGTTATTGAAATGTTGGCCATTGCTGATCGTTATGAG ATGGTGTCCCTCAAGTCACACTGTGAACAATTATTAATAGGACAAGTGAAGGATTCTACTGCTTTCTTACTGCTAGCTATAGCTGATCGTTATTCAGCCATAAAACTGCGG GAAAGGACGATGAGTATCATTCTAGACAGGCCTGATTTAAAAGAAAAGGAGCAAGATGCATTTACATCTCTACCAAAAGATCTTAGAACTGAGATCTTACAACTACTCCATGCTGGACCTGTGACTACAGGAAAGAA GGAGAAACCATCCTCTAAAGATGCTGTACCCAAAGCTCCATCGACTATCCCATCA GATCTTCCCAGAGAGCATCACTTAagtagtagtagcagtgatGACAGCGTACCATCCTCCTGGGATAGCAACACTGCTGAACCATTAGAACTAATGTCATCATATATTGAACAGTTAAGGAATGTAGTCGGGGATGAACCCACCGATGAAGTATTGTCTGAAATATTGTTAGCTGCTGATATGGACATTAATCGGGCTATAAACTTTTATTTCAACTTGACATGA
- the LOC136251230 gene encoding centriolar coiled-coil protein of 110 kDa-like isoform X2, with protein MAVTSRVSLDSLPFPVFEEERAELLRYKEEAIQKEREITTRKHEELKQLRRFVELRLSEIQTRKQLEELQKQRGALLSAGGTPFSDSGSGYQRLNQSSNTSFHVQSHSPSPMSAVHSRTVPQNPQLQSHSITLSPQLQSHSGVQHVQDVQNHPVKVTASKQTTPRRRLTWTSSPSNNEQRWHQFAEQRWHKVTAIAKGFLVRRLLQSHKAQGLVKTIKDTSTVLQSLTDGSSSSHDVELYKRLNLQVARLNLHKIFFETSVTQQMAYIAHSRLLREEKAYKEPPITPAFHRVSASHQPQHTITGKLSMATKKSMERRKQRTVGMPRRIVSRKTKTTQDSKH; from the exons ATGGCGGTAACGAGTAGAGTTTCGCTGGATTCGCTACCATTTCCA GTGTTTGAAGAAGAAAGAGCTGAGTTATTGAGATACAAGGAGGAAGCCATTCAAAAAGAGCGGGAAATTACAACTAGGAAGCACGAAGAGCTGAAACAGTTACGAAGATTTGTGGAGCTTCGTCTCAGCGAGATTCAG ACTAGAAAGCAATTGGAAGAGCTACAGAAACAACGTGGGGCATTACTAAGCGCTGGAGGGACTCCCTTTAGTGACAGTGGATCTGGTTATCAGAGGTTAAATCAATCTAGTAATACCAGCTTCCATGTTCAGTCACACAGCCCCAGTCCAATGTCCGCTGTCCATTCTAGAACTGTTCCACAGAATCCACAACTTCAGTCCCATTCCATAACATTGAGTCCACAACTTCAGTCCCATTCTGGGGTACAACATGTCCAAGATGTTCAGAATCACCCTGTCAAAGTGACTGCCTCTAAACAGACCACCCCAAGGCGACGACTTACTTGGACTTCAAGCCCTTCAAACAATGAACAGAGATGGCACCAATTTGCTGAACAAAGATGGCACAAAGTGACAGCCATAGCTAAAGGATTCCTAGTTCGTAGACTACTCCAATCACATAAAGCACAAGGATTAGTGAAGACAATCAAG GATACTTCTACTGTGTTGCAGTCTCTTACTGATGGGAGTTCTTCATCACATGATGTTGAGTTATACAAGAGACTAAATCTACAG GTGGCCCGTTTAAATTTACACAAGATCTTTTTTGAGACATCAGTGACACAGCAAATGGCATATATAGCTCACTCACGATTGCTAAGAGAAGAGAAGGCTTACAAAGAACCCCCTATAACACCA GCATTTCATAGAGTTTCTGCTTCTCATCAGCCACAGCATACTATAACTGGGAAGCTATCAATGGCCACTAAGAAATCGATGGAACGTCGCAAGCAGAGGACAGTTGGAATGCCAAGAAGAATAGTTAGCAGGAAGACAAAGACAACACAGGATAGCAAACATTGA
- the LOC136251230 gene encoding centriolar coiled-coil protein of 110 kDa-like isoform X1 translates to MAVTSRVSLDSLPFPVFEEERAELLRYKEEAIQKEREITTRKHEELKQLRRFVELRLSEIQTRKQLEELQKQRGALLSAGGTPFSDSGSGYQRLNQSSNTSFHVQSHSPSPMSAVHSRTVPQNPQLQSHSITLSPQLQSHSGVQHVQDVQNHPVKVTASKQTTPRRRLTWTSSPSNNEQRWHQFAEQRWHKVTAIAKGFLVRRLLQSHKAQGLVKTIKDTSTVLQSLTDGSSSSHDVELYKRLNLQLQVARLNLHKIFFETSVTQQMAYIAHSRLLREEKAYKEPPITPAFHRVSASHQPQHTITGKLSMATKKSMERRKQRTVGMPRRIVSRKTKTTQDSKH, encoded by the exons ATGGCGGTAACGAGTAGAGTTTCGCTGGATTCGCTACCATTTCCA GTGTTTGAAGAAGAAAGAGCTGAGTTATTGAGATACAAGGAGGAAGCCATTCAAAAAGAGCGGGAAATTACAACTAGGAAGCACGAAGAGCTGAAACAGTTACGAAGATTTGTGGAGCTTCGTCTCAGCGAGATTCAG ACTAGAAAGCAATTGGAAGAGCTACAGAAACAACGTGGGGCATTACTAAGCGCTGGAGGGACTCCCTTTAGTGACAGTGGATCTGGTTATCAGAGGTTAAATCAATCTAGTAATACCAGCTTCCATGTTCAGTCACACAGCCCCAGTCCAATGTCCGCTGTCCATTCTAGAACTGTTCCACAGAATCCACAACTTCAGTCCCATTCCATAACATTGAGTCCACAACTTCAGTCCCATTCTGGGGTACAACATGTCCAAGATGTTCAGAATCACCCTGTCAAAGTGACTGCCTCTAAACAGACCACCCCAAGGCGACGACTTACTTGGACTTCAAGCCCTTCAAACAATGAACAGAGATGGCACCAATTTGCTGAACAAAGATGGCACAAAGTGACAGCCATAGCTAAAGGATTCCTAGTTCGTAGACTACTCCAATCACATAAAGCACAAGGATTAGTGAAGACAATCAAG GATACTTCTACTGTGTTGCAGTCTCTTACTGATGGGAGTTCTTCATCACATGATGTTGAGTTATACAAGAGACTAAATCTACAG CTACAGGTGGCCCGTTTAAATTTACACAAGATCTTTTTTGAGACATCAGTGACACAGCAAATGGCATATATAGCTCACTCACGATTGCTAAGAGAAGAGAAGGCTTACAAAGAACCCCCTATAACACCA GCATTTCATAGAGTTTCTGCTTCTCATCAGCCACAGCATACTATAACTGGGAAGCTATCAATGGCCACTAAGAAATCGATGGAACGTCGCAAGCAGAGGACAGTTGGAATGCCAAGAAGAATAGTTAGCAGGAAGACAAAGACAACACAGGATAGCAAACATTGA
- the LOC136251228 gene encoding neuronal-specific septin-3-like, translating to MAENSFILTQNQYDVLAKVYREADVEETGVVDAAKVPSLAAKILGNNITDHETQLVQAKTEAKAGEGTVAFSDFVEIMTEVMMQTTRWGYLQTKLDAYVGFDTIQDQIRKKFIKRGFEFNVMVVGESGLGKSTMVNTLFRSKLSRPSCTPGAHQIPATTEVNSVSHVIEEQSVRLKLTVTDTPGFGDQINNDKCWVPILDYINDQFDLYLNEENGMVRKKIIPDTRVHCCLYFVAPTGHSLKPLDIEFMKRLDHCVNIVPVIAKSDTLTVDEREAFKQRIREDIRHHGINIYPSAYPNEDDEDAQASAKYEALIPFAIIGSDREHGVNNKRVLGRQTKWGFVEVENKKHCEFSQLRDMLIRTHMQDLKETTDKVHYENFRQARMSHSYAGESNI from the exons ATGGCGGAAAATAGCTTCATCTTAACGCAGAACCAATACGATG TGCTAGCCAAAGTGTACAGAGAAGCTGATGTTGAAGAAACTGGCGTCGTAGATGCGGCAAAGGTCCCCTCCCTTGCCGCAAAGATATTGGGTAACAACATCACCGATCATGAAACGCAGCTAGTCCAAGCAAAGACAGAAGCTAAAGCTGGCGAGG GTACAGTGGCATTTTCTGACTTTGTCGAGATTATGACAGAGGTGATGATGCAGACGACGCGATGGGGATACCTGCAGACGAAGCTTGATGCTTATGTTGGATTTGATACCATTCAAGATCAAATAAGAAAGAAATTCATTAAACGGGGTTTCGAATTTAATGTCATGGTTGTTGGAGAATCAGGATTGGGAAAATCAACCATGGTGAATACTCTATTCCGTTCCAAGTTGAGTCGGCCATCCTGCACGCCTGGAGCACACCAAATTCCAGCCACCACTGAAGTTAATAGTGTTAGTCATG TGATTGAAGAGCAAAGTGTAAGACTGAAGTTAACAGTAACGGATACACCAGGGTTTGGAGATCAGATTAATAATGACAAGTG TTGGGTACCCATTCTGGACTACATCAATGACCAGTTTGACTTGTACCTTAATGAGGAGAATGGTATGGTACGTAAGAAGATCATCCCGGACACCAGGGTACATTGTTGTCTTTACTTTGTTGCTCCTACTGGTCATAG TTTAAAGCCACTGGATATAGAGTTTATGAAAAGACTAGACCACTGTGTCAATATTGTACCAGTTATTGCCAAGTCTGACACACTCACTGTAGATGAAAGAGAAGCATTCAAACAAAGG ATTAGGGAAGATATACGTCATCATGGAATAAACATCTACCCTTCAGCATATCCtaatgaagatgatgaagatgCCCAAGCTAGTGCTAAGTACGAG GCTCTCATACCATTTGCCATCATTGGCAGCGACCGAGAACATGGCGTTAACAACAAGCGTGTGTTAGGACGACAAACAAAGTGGGGCTTTGTTGAGGTTGAGAACAAGAAACATTGTGAGTTCTCCCAGCTCCGAGACATGTTGATTAG GACTCACATGCAGGACCTAAAAGAGACGACTGACAAAGTTCATTACGAGAATTTCCGCCAGGCACGAATGTCTCACAGTTATGCTGGGGAGAGCAACATTTAG
- the LOC136251227 gene encoding E3 ubiquitin-protein ligase TRAF7-like isoform X1, translating into MENRVILLAEEASPKLHCPLCKKVFCDPHITTCGHTFCRQCVISSKYEKCPVDDVQLSLMVANIAVADQVGELSIHCCYGCRPKSDNSGDYEVNPSGCPMIIKLANRHEHEEKCDYTPVQCPNSSKCPVLLKKDLMEHLAQCYRVRCPHSKYDCTFEGSHGELSAHLETCSYEQLKGFLSRTDNHIQQLQDELKKKDEEVNQLQLTLSQLSKRVEHLEVEAAKRPGSRDGVDYQHTFQCKGTLVGHQGPVWALVPIGDLLFSGSSDNTIKVWDVSQYFVKTLSGHENTVLALYHHGDNMYSGSADQTIKVWNIKTLEVVNTIKAHDNHVCTLACSGNLLFSGSLKSIKAWDLNTRKLVSDLHGENHWVRALKACGNFLYSGSYKTIKIWDLDSFDCIHILEPHGGSVYSLAVTDQYIICGTYENSINVWKMENRQPVGTLEGHVGTVYGLAVIEKPSDVQLVSASYDKTLRVWSLDTMTCLQTLVRHENSVSSVAVFRGRLFSGSVDSTIKVWQ; encoded by the exons ATGGAAAACCGG GTCATCTTGTTGGCAGAGGAGGCCTCTCCCAAGTTGCACTGTCCTCTTTGTAAAAAAGTGTTTTGTGATCCTCACATCACCACCTGTGGA CACACATTTTGCAGACAATGTGTTATATCATCCAAATATG AAAAATGTCCAGTTGATGATGTCCAGTTGTCATTGATGGTTGCTAACATTGCT GTTGCAGATCAGGTGGGGGAGTTATCCATACATTGTTGCTATGGGTGTCGACCCAAATCAGATAATTCAGGAGATTATGAAGTGAACCCATCTG GTTGTCCAATGATTATCAAACTAGCCAATCGACA TGAACATGAAGAGAAATGTGACTATACTCCAGTACAGTGTCCTAACAGCTCCAAATGTCCTGTACTACtcaaaaag GATTTAATGGAGCATTTAGCACAATGTTATAGAGTTAGATGTCCTCATAGCAAATATGA TTGCACATTTGAGGGCAGTCATGGTGAATTATCAGCTCACTTGGAGACTTGTAGTTATGAACAGTTAAAAGGATTCCTCAGTCGCACTGACAATCATATACAACAATTACAAGATGAACTGAAGAAGAAAGATGAG GAGGTTAACCAGTTGCAGTTGACATTAAGTCAGTTATCCAAACGTGTTGAACATTTAGAAGTAGAGGCTGCCAAAAGACCAGGCAGTA GGGATGGAGTGGATTACCAGCATACTTTCCAGTGTAAGGGAACATTGGTTGGCCACCAG GGTCCAGTTTGGGCTCTGGTGCCCATTGGAGACTTGTTGTTTAGTGGATCATCAGATAACACAATAAAg GTATGGGACGTATCACAATACTTTGTTAAGACTCTTTCAGGCCATGAGAATACTGTTCTTGCATTGTACCATCATGG TGACAACATGTACAGTGGCTCAGCAGACCAGACCATCAAGGTATGGAACATCAAGACACTTGAGGTGGTGAACACTATTAAGGCTCATGACAATCACGTCTGTACCCTCGCCTGTTCTGGAAACCTTCTCTTCAGTGGATCACTAAAATCCATTAAG GCATGGGACTTGAATACTCGCAAACTGGTGTCAGATTTACATGGAGAGAACCACTGGGTGAGAGCCTTAAAGGCTTGTGGTAACTTCCTCTACTCTGGCTCCTACAAGACCATCAAG ATCTGGGACCTTGATTCATTTGACTGTATCCACATATTGGAGCCTCATGGAGGTAGTGTCTACTCTCTGGCTGTCACTGACCAGTATATCATCTGTGGTACTTATGAGAATAGTATAAAT GTATGGAAGATGGAGAATCGGCAACCAGTTGGAACTTTGGAAG GTCATGTTGGTACAGTGTATGGCTTGGCAGTCATAGAGAAACCTTCAGATGTACAGCTAGTTAGTGCATCCTATGATAAAACACTTagg GTTTGGAGTCTAGACACAATGACATGTCTACAAACACTGGTACGACATGAGAATAGTGTGTCCAGTGTGGCTGTGTTCAGAGGAAGACTGTTCTCAGGCTCTGTAGATAGTACTATTAAA GTATGGCAATGA
- the LOC136251227 gene encoding E3 ubiquitin-protein ligase TRAF7-like isoform X2 — protein MVANIAVADQVGELSIHCCYGCRPKSDNSGDYEVNPSGCPMIIKLANRHEHEEKCDYTPVQCPNSSKCPVLLKKDLMEHLAQCYRVRCPHSKYDCTFEGSHGELSAHLETCSYEQLKGFLSRTDNHIQQLQDELKKKDEEVNQLQLTLSQLSKRVEHLEVEAAKRPGSRDGVDYQHTFQCKGTLVGHQGPVWALVPIGDLLFSGSSDNTIKVWDVSQYFVKTLSGHENTVLALYHHGDNMYSGSADQTIKVWNIKTLEVVNTIKAHDNHVCTLACSGNLLFSGSLKSIKAWDLNTRKLVSDLHGENHWVRALKACGNFLYSGSYKTIKIWDLDSFDCIHILEPHGGSVYSLAVTDQYIICGTYENSINVWKMENRQPVGTLEGHVGTVYGLAVIEKPSDVQLVSASYDKTLRVWSLDTMTCLQTLVRHENSVSSVAVFRGRLFSGSVDSTIKVWQ, from the exons ATGGTTGCTAACATTGCT GTTGCAGATCAGGTGGGGGAGTTATCCATACATTGTTGCTATGGGTGTCGACCCAAATCAGATAATTCAGGAGATTATGAAGTGAACCCATCTG GTTGTCCAATGATTATCAAACTAGCCAATCGACA TGAACATGAAGAGAAATGTGACTATACTCCAGTACAGTGTCCTAACAGCTCCAAATGTCCTGTACTACtcaaaaag GATTTAATGGAGCATTTAGCACAATGTTATAGAGTTAGATGTCCTCATAGCAAATATGA TTGCACATTTGAGGGCAGTCATGGTGAATTATCAGCTCACTTGGAGACTTGTAGTTATGAACAGTTAAAAGGATTCCTCAGTCGCACTGACAATCATATACAACAATTACAAGATGAACTGAAGAAGAAAGATGAG GAGGTTAACCAGTTGCAGTTGACATTAAGTCAGTTATCCAAACGTGTTGAACATTTAGAAGTAGAGGCTGCCAAAAGACCAGGCAGTA GGGATGGAGTGGATTACCAGCATACTTTCCAGTGTAAGGGAACATTGGTTGGCCACCAG GGTCCAGTTTGGGCTCTGGTGCCCATTGGAGACTTGTTGTTTAGTGGATCATCAGATAACACAATAAAg GTATGGGACGTATCACAATACTTTGTTAAGACTCTTTCAGGCCATGAGAATACTGTTCTTGCATTGTACCATCATGG TGACAACATGTACAGTGGCTCAGCAGACCAGACCATCAAGGTATGGAACATCAAGACACTTGAGGTGGTGAACACTATTAAGGCTCATGACAATCACGTCTGTACCCTCGCCTGTTCTGGAAACCTTCTCTTCAGTGGATCACTAAAATCCATTAAG GCATGGGACTTGAATACTCGCAAACTGGTGTCAGATTTACATGGAGAGAACCACTGGGTGAGAGCCTTAAAGGCTTGTGGTAACTTCCTCTACTCTGGCTCCTACAAGACCATCAAG ATCTGGGACCTTGATTCATTTGACTGTATCCACATATTGGAGCCTCATGGAGGTAGTGTCTACTCTCTGGCTGTCACTGACCAGTATATCATCTGTGGTACTTATGAGAATAGTATAAAT GTATGGAAGATGGAGAATCGGCAACCAGTTGGAACTTTGGAAG GTCATGTTGGTACAGTGTATGGCTTGGCAGTCATAGAGAAACCTTCAGATGTACAGCTAGTTAGTGCATCCTATGATAAAACACTTagg GTTTGGAGTCTAGACACAATGACATGTCTACAAACACTGGTACGACATGAGAATAGTGTGTCCAGTGTGGCTGTGTTCAGAGGAAGACTGTTCTCAGGCTCTGTAGATAGTACTATTAAA GTATGGCAATGA